In Aliidongia dinghuensis, the following proteins share a genomic window:
- a CDS encoding ankyrin repeat domain-containing protein, giving the protein MQELLFAAARMGRDDVVPALVQAGVDLEGCDPKGYTALILASYNGHPATTALLLSHGAQVDAGDGERGNTALMGVAFKGYVEIVKILIDGGADVNARNLAGQTALMTAALFGRDEIIDMLLAAGADPALADAAGNTVVTLARSQGNMRLVERFGGK; this is encoded by the coding sequence TTGCAGGAACTTCTATTCGCCGCCGCGCGCATGGGCCGCGACGACGTGGTTCCCGCCTTGGTCCAAGCGGGCGTCGACCTGGAGGGATGCGATCCCAAGGGGTACACCGCCCTGATCCTGGCGAGCTACAACGGCCACCCCGCCACGACGGCGCTGCTGCTGTCGCACGGCGCCCAGGTCGACGCTGGGGACGGCGAGCGCGGCAACACCGCGCTGATGGGCGTCGCCTTCAAGGGCTACGTCGAGATCGTGAAGATCCTGATCGACGGCGGCGCGGACGTGAACGCGCGCAATCTCGCCGGGCAGACGGCCCTGATGACGGCGGCGCTGTTCGGCCGTGACGAGATCATCGACATGCTCCTCGCGGCCGGAGCGGATCCGGCGCTTGCGGACGCGGCGGGGAACACCGTCGTGACGCTGGCGCGGTCCCAGGGGAACATGCGGCTCGTGGAGCGCTTCGGCGGCAAGTGA
- a CDS encoding class I SAM-dependent methyltransferase — MKNRDQWKESKFVFRKGRLVASSDPGEVSLSSRLIATIVAGRYQDAFPVHGTGRLLDLGCGKVPLYAAYKEYVTEIICVDWENTLHGGEYLDRQVDLSNPLPFADGEFDTIILSDVLEHISAPDNLWNEIVRILAVGGKIIMNVPFYYCLHEQPHDYYRYTEFALRRFVANSNMTLISLEPIGGAPEILADVASKVATRIPKVGRLVARLIQFLGLWFVKTKLGRRISSATAADFPFGYFMIAQKS, encoded by the coding sequence GTGAAAAATCGGGATCAATGGAAGGAGAGCAAGTTCGTCTTCAGAAAGGGAAGACTTGTCGCTTCGTCTGATCCCGGAGAGGTAAGCTTAAGCTCAAGATTGATCGCTACGATCGTTGCGGGGCGCTACCAGGACGCGTTTCCGGTGCATGGAACGGGGCGTCTCTTGGACCTCGGCTGCGGTAAGGTGCCGCTCTACGCTGCCTATAAAGAATACGTGACGGAAATCATCTGCGTCGACTGGGAGAACACGCTCCATGGGGGCGAGTACCTCGATCGGCAAGTGGATCTTTCGAACCCATTGCCGTTCGCCGATGGGGAATTCGATACGATTATCCTTTCGGACGTGCTCGAACACATTTCGGCCCCGGACAATCTTTGGAACGAGATCGTGCGCATCCTCGCCGTGGGAGGAAAGATCATCATGAACGTCCCGTTTTATTATTGTTTGCACGAGCAGCCGCACGACTACTATCGATACACCGAATTTGCTCTGCGCCGTTTCGTGGCCAACTCGAACATGACTCTGATAAGCCTCGAGCCGATCGGCGGGGCACCGGAGATTCTGGCCGATGTAGCCTCAAAGGTCGCGACCCGCATCCCCAAGGTCGGCAGGCTTGTCGCGCGACTCATTCAGTTTCTCGGTCTGTGGTTCGTCAAAACCAAGCTAGGCCGGAGAATCTCTTCCGCGACGGCGGCCGACTTTCCGTTCGGCTATTTCATGATCGCTCAAAAGTCGTAG
- a CDS encoding MaoC family dehydratase: MLLEFRTLYFEDLSVGMTEIYQKTVKSSDVIGFAEISGDRNPIHLSEHFAAKTPFKSRIAHGLYTASLLSALIGTRLPGPGAVYISQTLQFKAPVKIGDTVFASVEVAELVPHGRRARLACKCSVGENVVLEGEAIVKVPARPTAAAATPPMPT; this comes from the coding sequence CTGCTTCTGGAATTCCGGACTCTGTATTTTGAGGACCTCAGCGTCGGCATGACCGAAATTTATCAAAAGACGGTCAAATCATCAGACGTTATTGGTTTTGCGGAGATCAGTGGTGACCGAAACCCCATTCATCTATCCGAGCATTTCGCAGCCAAGACCCCGTTCAAATCGCGTATCGCCCACGGACTCTATACGGCAAGCCTGCTCTCGGCCCTGATCGGCACGCGCCTGCCGGGGCCCGGCGCCGTATACATATCCCAGACCCTGCAGTTCAAAGCGCCGGTCAAGATCGGCGACACCGTGTTCGCGTCGGTGGAGGTTGCGGAGCTCGTGCCCCATGGGCGCCGCGCCAGGCTCGCCTGCAAGTGCAGCGTCGGGGAGAACGTCGTCCTCGAGGGGGAGGCGATTGTGAAAGTGCCTGCGCGCCCGACGGCAGCCGCCGCCACTCCGCCGATGCCGACGTAA
- a CDS encoding alpha/beta fold hydrolase has product MLAPPQRFSGRTMSSTHQVSSGRAALAAEVLGDGDPVVFLHAGVCDRRMWRAQLDGVGANNRAIAYDRRGFGETHAEAEDHSPVADLLAVIDALANGAPAILVGCSQGGQIALDAALRRPSSVRGLVLIAPSVSGMPKASYPPEAEDLMIQLKEAEAVNARDRANAVKARLWLDGPLQPEGRVPGPARQLFLDMNAIALRSPPVGSNLDISPAFDRLGEISAPSLVIWGDLDFPHIQERSRHVATTMPNGSALQMTGVAHLPSLERPADVTGLVSEFIDRCTRSRE; this is encoded by the coding sequence ATGCTGGCCCCTCCGCAACGTTTTTCAGGACGAACAATGAGTTCCACCCATCAGGTTTCGTCCGGTCGCGCCGCGCTGGCCGCGGAGGTCCTCGGCGACGGCGATCCCGTTGTCTTCCTGCACGCCGGTGTCTGCGACAGGCGCATGTGGCGAGCCCAACTCGATGGCGTCGGCGCGAACAACAGGGCGATCGCCTACGACCGGCGGGGCTTCGGCGAGACCCATGCGGAAGCGGAGGACCATTCCCCGGTCGCCGACCTCTTGGCGGTGATCGATGCGCTAGCGAACGGAGCGCCCGCGATCCTCGTCGGATGCTCGCAGGGCGGACAGATCGCGCTCGATGCGGCACTTCGGCGACCGTCGTCGGTCCGCGGCCTGGTCCTCATAGCGCCCTCCGTGAGCGGCATGCCCAAGGCGTCCTACCCGCCCGAGGCCGAAGACCTGATGATCCAGCTGAAGGAGGCCGAGGCGGTCAACGCCCGGGATCGAGCGAACGCGGTCAAGGCCCGCCTCTGGCTCGACGGTCCGCTGCAACCCGAAGGCCGTGTCCCAGGCCCGGCGCGCCAACTCTTCCTCGACATGAACGCGATCGCGCTCCGCTCGCCGCCCGTCGGCTCGAATCTGGACATTTCGCCCGCGTTCGACCGGTTGGGCGAGATCTCTGCGCCGTCGCTCGTGATCTGGGGTGACCTGGACTTTCCGCACATCCAAGAGCGAAGCCGCCATGTAGCGACGACCATGCCGAACGGCTCGGCCCTCCAGATGACCGGCGTCGCCCATCTGCCAAGCCTGGAGCGACCGGCCGACGTCACCGGCCTGGTCTCGGAATTCATCGATCGCTGCACTCGCAGCCGGGAATAG